A single window of Nicotiana sylvestris chromosome 5, ASM39365v2, whole genome shotgun sequence DNA harbors:
- the LOC104242346 gene encoding uncharacterized protein, whose protein sequence is MGSDVLNPLSSPLGHKFPLNNCNSIPTSNSTRCFSTSSGGRGAGGGRWESNNRRQKEYQRFIFDDELRANFKEDDFGFGSAVKQRIWWSDDSSLWGDDYEDEEAGFGSFGVKEDSIGFAWVTKVLRAFGWMLPAIIMSAVLGTGTNTIIMALALPLAQSALSLVMDAIWGWSNDGPRSKSKKKKRPYARAASNPGIRTREGQNTRNGKGVGDYQSWAAATGASDGKNSRSTVNFGGWDELDNHGMEGQSKKPPNRRLAEPTQGTDGKLSKRIGRRETPLLLRLVIAVFPFMGSWTKLL, encoded by the exons ATGGGGAGTGATGTTCTTAATCCCTTATCCTCTCCTTTAGGCCACAAATTCCCACTGAACAATTGTAATTCTATTCCTACTTCAAATTCCACACGCTGTTTCTCCACCAGCTCCGGCGGTCGTGGTGCCGGCGGCGGTCGGTGGGAGAGTAATAACAGGCGCCAAAAAGAGTATCAGCGGTTTATATTCGATGACGAGCTTAGGGCTAACTTTAAGGAAGATGATTTTGGTTTCGGAAGCGCCGTGAAGCAGCGAATTTGGTGGTCCGATGATTCTTCGCTTTGGGGAGATGACTATGAAGATGAAGAAGCTGGATTTGGTAGCTTTGGTGTTAAGGAGGATTCCATTGGCTTTGCCTGGGTGACGAAG GTGCTCAGAGCCTTTGGTTGGATGCTTCCAGCCATTATTATGTCAGCGGTACTTGGAACAGGCACAAATACTATTATCATGGCATTAGCACTTCCTTTGGCGCAGTCTGCTCTTTCATTAGTAATGGATGCCATCTGGGGATGGTCCAATGACGGCCCGCGATCCAAgtccaagaaaaagaaaagacccTATGCTAGAGCAGCGAGCAACCCTGGAATAAGAACGAGAGAAGGACAAAATACTCGAAATGGCAAGGGAGTTGGAGACTATCAATCCTGGGCTGCCGCAACTGGTGCATCAGATGGAAAAAATTCACGAAGCACTGTAAATTTTGGTGGTTGGGATGAACTAGACAATCATGGGATGGAAGGACAGTCGAAAAAGCCCCCTAATCGAAGACTGGCTGAACCAACACAGGGGACTGATGGTAAATTGAGTAAGAGAATCGGGAGGAGAGAAACTCCATTGCTATTGAGATTGGTTATTGCTGTTTTCCCGTTCATGGGATCCTGGACCAAGCTATTGTAA